In one window of Thalassotalea agarivorans DNA:
- a CDS encoding DNA-3-methyladenine glycosylase I, translated as MALESVDSIFQRAAERKGGEHKLLALMGEGNNDKYIAKLGDDRLLAEFTKKVFQSGFVWRVVEKKWPDFEEVFFHFDIEKILMMPEEMLERKASDERIIRNYNKVKTIKQNAQMMFEEQQNGHSFAEFVANWPSEDIIGLWAYLKKHGARLGGNTGPYALRTIGKDTFLLSRDVEAYFRASKLIDGGLQTKKSLHAIQDTFSTWQQQSGYSLSQLSRLVSYATGDNHIQL; from the coding sequence ATGGCGTTAGAATCTGTAGACAGTATTTTTCAACGTGCCGCCGAGCGCAAAGGCGGTGAACACAAGCTCCTTGCCCTAATGGGTGAAGGTAATAACGACAAATACATCGCAAAGCTGGGCGACGATCGCTTGTTAGCCGAGTTTACTAAAAAGGTCTTTCAGTCAGGCTTTGTTTGGCGCGTGGTTGAAAAAAAATGGCCCGATTTTGAAGAAGTATTTTTTCACTTTGATATCGAGAAAATATTAATGATGCCGGAAGAAATGCTCGAACGAAAAGCCAGCGACGAGCGCATTATTCGCAACTACAACAAAGTAAAAACCATTAAACAAAATGCGCAAATGATGTTTGAAGAGCAGCAAAACGGACATAGCTTTGCTGAATTCGTTGCTAATTGGCCCAGCGAAGACATTATCGGTTTATGGGCATACTTAAAGAAACACGGTGCTCGCTTAGGCGGTAATACCGGCCCTTATGCCTTGCGCACTATCGGTAAAGACACCTTTTTGCTCAGCCGCGACGTAGAGGCCTATTTCCGCGCCAGCAAGCTTATCGACGGCGGCCTACAAACCAAGAAAAGTTTACATGCCATACAAGACACATTCAGCACCTGGCAGCAGCAAAGTGGTTATTCACTTTCCCAACTCAGCCGCTTAGTGTCATATGCCACTGGAGATAATCATATTCAGTTGTAA